One segment of Thermococcus sp. AM4 DNA contains the following:
- the rplV gene encoding 50S ribosomal protein L22: MSRGRFSYSFQNFDPERMARASGRDLRISPKHSVELLREIRGMMLNDALRYLDDVIAKRRPVPMKRFNDSQGHKPGKGFGPGRYPVKVAKAVKKILLNAKNNAEQKGLDVDRLKIIHAAAHRGPVLRGYIPRAFGRATPFNEQTTHIEIVVEEIRR; encoded by the coding sequence ATGAGCAGGGGCAGGTTTTCCTACTCATTCCAAAATTTTGACCCCGAGAGGATGGCCAGAGCGAGCGGAAGAGACCTCAGGATTTCCCCCAAGCACAGCGTCGAGCTCCTCAGGGAGATAAGGGGCATGATGCTCAACGACGCCCTTCGCTACCTCGACGACGTCATAGCAAAGAGAAGGCCCGTTCCCATGAAGCGCTTCAACGACAGCCAGGGGCACAAGCCGGGCAAGGGCTTCGGTCCCGGTCGCTATCCGGTCAAGGTCGCCAAGGCCGTCAAGAAGATACTCCTCAACGCCAAGAACAACGCCGAGCAGAAGGGCCTCGACGTTGACAGGCTCAAGATAATCCACGCGGCAGCTCACAGGGGTCCGGTCCTCAGGGGCTACATCCCGAGGGCCTTCGGAAGGGCCACGCCCTTCAACGAGCAGACCACCCACATAGAGATAGTCGTCGAGGAGATTAGGAGGTGA
- a CDS encoding 30S ribosomal protein S3: MAIERYFIKEGVKEMLIDEYLEKELRRAGYGGIDIKKTPLGTKVIIFAASPGYVIGRGGRRIRELTRILERQFGLENPQIEVEEIKNPYLNAKVQAVRLAQALERGIHFRRAAYSAIRAIMRNGARGVEIRLSGKLTGERAKSVRFYQGYLAKVGNPAETLVSKGYAQALLKLGVIGVKVAIMPPEARLPDEIEVKEIVEEEVSTNEAQ, from the coding sequence TTGGCAATCGAGAGGTACTTCATCAAGGAAGGCGTTAAGGAGATGCTCATCGACGAGTACCTTGAGAAGGAACTCAGGAGAGCGGGCTACGGTGGAATAGACATCAAGAAGACCCCCCTCGGAACCAAGGTTATAATCTTTGCAGCGAGCCCCGGCTACGTCATCGGAAGGGGTGGAAGGAGAATAAGAGAGCTCACCAGAATCCTTGAGAGGCAGTTCGGCCTTGAGAACCCCCAGATCGAGGTCGAAGAGATCAAGAACCCCTACCTCAACGCCAAGGTTCAGGCGGTAAGGCTTGCCCAGGCCCTCGAGAGGGGAATCCACTTCAGGAGGGCAGCTTACTCAGCGATCAGGGCCATCATGAGGAACGGAGCGAGGGGTGTTGAGATTCGCTTGAGCGGAAAGCTCACCGGCGAAAGAGCGAAAAGCGTCAGGTTTTATCAGGGCTACCTTGCCAAGGTCGGCAACCCGGCCGAGACCCTCGTCAGCAAGGGCTACGCTCAGGCCCTGCTCAAGCTCGGCGTCATAGGCGTTAAGGTCGCCATAATGCCGCCCGAGGCCAGGTTGCCTGATGAGATCGAGGTCAAGGAGATAGTCGAGGAAGAGGTGAGCACCAATGAAGCCCAGTGA
- the rpmC gene encoding 50S ribosomal protein L29, which yields MKPSEIREMTIEEIDEKIRQLRLELAKERGMLTMGTSTENPMVIRNLRRDIARLLTIKKEKLREKR from the coding sequence ATGAAGCCCAGTGAGATTAGGGAGATGACCATTGAGGAGATAGATGAGAAGATAAGGCAGCTCCGCCTCGAGCTCGCCAAAGAGAGGGGTATGCTCACCATGGGGACCTCCACCGAGAACCCCATGGTAATAAGGAACCTCAGGCGCGACATTGCGCGCCTGCTTACCATAAAGAAGGAGAAGCTTAGGGAGAAAAGGTGA
- the yciH gene encoding stress response translation initiation inhibitor YciH, with product MLFKEVLKEQQRIRVYIERARYGKLKTIIEGIDEKEFDLEEIAKKLKAKLACGGTVKKGRIELQGDHRDRIRKLLADLGFSEELIEVE from the coding sequence ATGCTCTTTAAGGAGGTACTCAAGGAGCAGCAGAGGATTAGGGTCTACATCGAGAGGGCCCGCTACGGAAAGCTTAAGACCATAATCGAGGGCATAGACGAGAAGGAGTTCGATCTCGAGGAGATAGCAAAGAAGCTGAAGGCGAAGCTGGCATGCGGCGGAACCGTAAAGAAGGGAAGGATAGAGCTCCAGGGCGACCACAGGGACCGTATCAGGAAGTTGCTCGCAGACCTTGGATTTTCCGAGGAGCTCATAGAGGTCGAGTGA
- a CDS encoding ribonuclease P protein component 1, translating to MRRNRKEGKDRAPGRPQGPYQEVARRPWIFRGAHRGRVTRKNILWHELIGLKAKIIRASHPELVGIEGYVLDETRNTLTIVGDRVWTVPKDVVEIEFETAAGERVRVDGRNLVGRPEMRLKKRWRK from the coding sequence ATGCGGCGGAACCGTAAAGAAGGGAAGGATAGAGCTCCAGGGCGACCACAGGGACCGTATCAGGAAGTTGCTCGCAGACCTTGGATTTTCCGAGGAGCTCATAGAGGTCGAGTGACGCGGAAAAACATACTCTGGCACGAACTCATAGGCCTCAAAGCAAAGATTATAAGGGCATCTCATCCAGAGCTGGTCGGCATCGAGGGCTACGTCCTTGATGAAACCCGTAACACTCTCACAATAGTTGGAGATAGGGTCTGGACCGTTCCTAAGGACGTGGTCGAGATCGAGTTTGAAACGGCCGCCGGCGAAAGGGTTAGAGTTGATGGAAGGAACCTGGTGGGAAGACCTGAGATGAGGTTGAAGAAGAGGTGGCGGAAATGA
- a CDS encoding 30S ribosomal protein S17: MREIGLRVQPPAEVCNDPKCPWHGNLKIHGRYFEGIVVSDKGKKTVVVERRHYKYLKKYERYELRRSKVHAHNPECINAKTGDKVLIAETRPISKTKSFVVVAVLERAERAEGV; this comes from the coding sequence ATGAGAGAGATCGGATTGAGGGTTCAGCCTCCCGCTGAGGTGTGTAACGATCCCAAGTGCCCCTGGCACGGGAACCTCAAAATCCACGGGAGATACTTCGAGGGTATAGTCGTCAGCGACAAGGGCAAGAAGACGGTCGTCGTCGAGAGGAGGCACTACAAGTACCTCAAGAAATACGAGCGTTACGAGCTCAGGAGGAGCAAGGTCCACGCCCACAACCCGGAGTGCATCAACGCAAAAACCGGCGACAAGGTCCTCATAGCCGAGACCAGGCCGATAAGCAAGACGAAGAGCTTCGTCGTCGTTGCGGTCCTTGAGAGGGCCGAGAGAGCGGAGGGGGTGTGA
- a CDS encoding 50S ribosomal protein L14 — translation MAKKGAGATRGVSPVRPTRALPVGAYLKVADNSGAKVIQIIGVVGYKGTRRRLASAGVGDMVVATVKKGRPDIRHQVVRAVVVRQRKEYRRLDGMRVKFEDNAAAIVTPEGVPRGTEIRGAIAREAAERWVRLGSIASIVL, via the coding sequence ATGGCCAAGAAGGGTGCCGGTGCGACCAGGGGAGTTAGCCCCGTCAGGCCAACTCGCGCTCTTCCGGTGGGGGCCTACCTCAAGGTCGCCGACAACAGCGGTGCCAAGGTCATCCAGATAATCGGCGTCGTTGGCTACAAGGGAACCAGGAGGAGGCTTGCCTCCGCTGGCGTTGGGGACATGGTCGTTGCGACCGTCAAGAAGGGAAGGCCTGACATAAGGCACCAGGTCGTTAGAGCGGTTGTCGTCAGGCAGAGGAAGGAGTACAGAAGGCTCGACGGCATGCGCGTCAAGTTCGAGGACAACGCAGCCGCTATAGTAACTCCCGAAGGCGTCCCGAGGGGAACCGAGATCAGGGGTGCCATAGCTAGAGAAGCCGCCGAGCGGTGGGTAAGGCTCGGCAGCATAGCGAGCATAGTTTTGTGA
- the rplX gene encoding 50S ribosomal protein L24, giving the protein MKLDMKQPRKQRKFLYNAPLHLRQKIMSATLSEELREKYGVRNLPIREGDKVKVMRGDFKGKEGKVVEVDLKRYRIHVEGVTMTKTDGTEVFYPLHPSNVMIIELNLDDEERKKIIERRAG; this is encoded by the coding sequence ATGAAGCTTGACATGAAGCAGCCGAGAAAGCAGAGGAAGTTCCTCTACAACGCTCCCCTTCACCTGAGGCAGAAGATAATGAGCGCGACCCTCAGCGAGGAGCTCCGCGAGAAGTACGGCGTCAGGAACCTTCCGATCAGGGAGGGGGACAAGGTAAAGGTCATGCGCGGCGACTTCAAGGGCAAGGAAGGGAAGGTCGTCGAGGTCGACCTCAAGAGGTACAGGATCCACGTTGAGGGAGTCACCATGACCAAAACCGACGGGACCGAGGTTTTCTACCCGCTCCACCCGTCGAACGTTATGATAATCGAGCTCAACCTCGATGATGAGGAGAGGAAGAAGATAATCGAGAGGAGGGCTGGCTGA
- a CDS encoding 30S ribosomal protein S4e, whose protein sequence is MARKGAKRHLKRLAAPTSWYIHRKAYKWAVRPSPGPHNMQTSIPLLYIVRDYLGYAKTAREARKILNEGKILVDGRVRKDYKFPVGIMDVVSIPETGEHYRVLPNRIGKLILHPISEEEAKLKPFRINNKRMVKGAKVQLNLHDGSNHLVSLAEKDSFKTSYTIIMKVPEREIVEVIPFEVGAYVFVTQGKNVARKGRIVEVRHFPMGWPDVVTIEDESGEKFDTLKEYAFVVGKEKPEISLP, encoded by the coding sequence ATGGCGAGGAAAGGCGCGAAGAGGCACCTTAAGAGACTTGCCGCTCCAACTTCCTGGTACATTCACAGGAAGGCCTACAAGTGGGCCGTTCGCCCGAGTCCGGGCCCGCACAACATGCAGACGTCGATTCCGCTCCTCTACATAGTCAGGGACTACCTGGGCTACGCAAAGACCGCTAGAGAGGCGAGGAAGATCCTCAACGAGGGCAAGATCCTCGTTGACGGTCGCGTTAGGAAGGACTACAAGTTCCCGGTTGGAATCATGGACGTCGTCTCAATCCCCGAGACCGGCGAGCACTACCGCGTTCTGCCCAACAGGATCGGCAAGCTCATACTCCACCCGATAAGCGAGGAAGAGGCAAAGCTCAAGCCCTTCAGGATCAACAACAAGAGGATGGTCAAGGGGGCTAAAGTTCAGCTCAACCTCCACGACGGGAGCAACCACCTCGTGAGCCTCGCCGAGAAGGACAGCTTCAAGACATCGTACACGATCATCATGAAGGTGCCAGAGAGGGAGATCGTCGAGGTCATACCCTTCGAGGTCGGTGCCTACGTCTTCGTTACCCAGGGTAAGAACGTCGCCAGAAAGGGAAGGATCGTCGAGGTCAGGCACTTCCCGATGGGCTGGCCCGACGTCGTCACCATCGAGGACGAGAGCGGGGAGAAGTTCGACACCCTGAAGGAGTACGCCTTCGTCGTTGGTAAGGAGAAGCCGGAGATTTCCCTTCCGTGA
- a CDS encoding 50S ribosomal protein L5 → MQINREAILADWEAHPMRRPRIAKLTINIGVGESGERLTKAEKMLEQLVGQKPIRRRAKQTNRDFGIRRGEPIAVKVTLRGKKAYEMLDRLLEAVDRKLSVGNFDEHGNFCFGIQEHINIPGVEYDPEIGIFGMDVCVTLERPGFRVAKRKRQRRKIPAKHKLTKEEGIVFAIEEFKVNVEGL, encoded by the coding sequence ATGCAGATCAACAGAGAGGCTATCCTTGCAGACTGGGAAGCTCACCCTATGAGGAGGCCGAGGATAGCTAAGCTTACCATAAACATCGGCGTCGGCGAGAGCGGTGAGCGCTTAACCAAGGCCGAAAAGATGCTCGAGCAGCTCGTCGGCCAGAAGCCGATAAGGAGGCGCGCGAAGCAGACCAACAGGGACTTCGGAATCAGGCGCGGTGAGCCGATAGCGGTCAAAGTTACACTCCGCGGCAAGAAGGCCTACGAGATGCTCGACAGACTTTTGGAGGCCGTTGACAGGAAGCTCAGCGTCGGCAACTTCGACGAGCACGGGAACTTCTGCTTTGGAATCCAGGAGCACATCAACATACCGGGCGTCGAGTACGACCCCGAGATAGGTATCTTCGGTATGGACGTCTGCGTCACCCTTGAGAGGCCCGGCTTTAGGGTCGCCAAGAGGAAGAGGCAGAGGAGAAAGATACCGGCCAAGCACAAGCTGACGAAGGAAGAGGGTATAGTCTTCGCTATTGAGGAGTTCAAGGTCAACGTGGAGGGATTGTGA
- a CDS encoding 30S ribosomal protein S14 yields the protein MAKADYNKRKPRKFGKGARRCMRCGQYGPIIRIHGLMLCRHCFREVAPKLGFKKYE from the coding sequence ATGGCGAAGGCCGATTACAACAAGAGGAAGCCGAGGAAGTTTGGTAAGGGAGCGAGAAGGTGCATGCGCTGCGGCCAGTACGGCCCGATAATCAGGATCCACGGCCTGATGCTCTGCAGGCACTGCTTCCGCGAGGTCGCTCCAAAGCTCGGCTTCAAGAAGTATGAGTGA
- a CDS encoding 30S ribosomal protein S8, translating into MTLLDPLANALSHITNSERVGKKEVYIKPASKLIGEVLRVMQENGYIGEFEFIDDGRAGIYRVQLIGKINKAGAIKPRFPVKARNYEYWEKRFLPAFEFGILIVSTSQGVMTHKEARERGIGGRLIAYVY; encoded by the coding sequence ATGACTCTGCTTGACCCACTTGCGAACGCTCTCTCCCACATAACCAACAGCGAGAGGGTTGGAAAGAAGGAAGTCTACATAAAGCCCGCCTCGAAGCTCATCGGCGAGGTCCTCAGGGTTATGCAGGAGAACGGCTACATCGGCGAGTTCGAGTTCATAGACGACGGAAGGGCAGGCATTTACAGGGTTCAGCTCATAGGCAAGATAAACAAGGCGGGAGCGATTAAGCCGAGGTTCCCTGTCAAGGCGAGGAACTACGAGTACTGGGAGAAGAGGTTCCTTCCGGCCTTCGAGTTCGGAATCCTCATTGTCTCGACCTCCCAGGGCGTTATGACCCACAAGGAGGCCCGTGAGAGGGGCATCGGCGGAAGGCTGATAGCCTACGTCTACTGA